The following are encoded in a window of Numida meleagris isolate 19003 breed g44 Domestic line chromosome 9, NumMel1.0, whole genome shotgun sequence genomic DNA:
- the RGMA gene encoding repulsive guidance molecule A isoform X1, with the protein MRPLRERIVVKARAGWMGMGRGAGSTALGLFQILPVFLCIFPPVTSPCKILKCNSEFWAATSGSHHLGAEETPEFCTALRAYAHCTRRTARTCRGDLAYHSAVHGIDDLMVQHNCSKDGPTSQPRLRTLPPGDSQERSDSPEICHYEKSFHKHSAAPNYTHCGLFGDPHLRTFTDTFQTCKVQGAWPLIDNNYLNVQVTNTPVLPGSSATATSKLTIIFKSFQECVDQKVYQAEMDELPAAFADGSKNGGDKHGANSLKITEKVSGQHIEIQAKYIGTTIVVRQVGRYLTFAVRMPEEVVNAVEDRDSQGLYLCLRGCPLNQQIDFQTFRLAQAAEGRARRKGPSLPAPPEAFTYESATAKCREKLPVEDLYFQSCVFDLLTTGDVNFMLAAYYAFEDVKMLHSNKDKLHLYERTRALAPGNAAPSGHPWALPALWVALLSLSQCWLGLL; encoded by the exons TGACGTCTCCATGCAAGATCCTCAAGTGCAACTCTGAGTTCTGGGCGGCCACGTCGGGATCGCACCACCTGGGCGCAGAGGAAACCCCGGAATTCTGCACGGCGCTGCGAGCCTACGCGCACTGCACCCGCCGCACCGCCCGCACCTGCAGGGGGGACCTGGCCTACCACTCGGCCGTGCATGGCATAGACGATCTCATGGTGCAGCACAACTGCTCCAAGGATGGCCCCACGTCCCAGCCCCGCCTCCGGACATTGCCCCCCGGGGACAGCCAGGAGCGCTCGGACAGCCCCGAAATCTGCCACTACGAGAAGAGCTTTCACAAACACTCGGCAGCTCCCAACTATACCCACTGCGGGCTCTTCGGGGACCCCCACCTCAGGACTTTCACAGACACCTTCCAGACCTGCAAGGTGCAAGGGGCTTGGCCGCTCATAGACAATAACTACCTGAACGTCCAGGTCACCAACACGCCGGTGCTGCCTGGCTCCTCAGCCACCGCCACCAGCAAG CTCACCATCATCTTCAAGAGCTTCCAGGAATGCGTGGACCAGAAAGTGTACCAGGCAGAGATGGACGAGCTCCCCGCTGCCTTTGCTGATGGCTCCAAGAACGGTGGTGACAAGCACGGAGCCAACAGCCTGAAGATCACCGAGAAGGTGTCGGGCCAGCACATCGAGATCCAGGCCAAGTACATTGGCACCACCATCGTGGTGAGGCAGGTGGGCCGCTACCTCACCTTCGCCGTGCGTATGCCGGAAGAGGTGGTCAACGCCGTGGAGGACCGGGACAGTCAGGGCCTCTACCTGTGCCTCCGGGGCTGTCCGCTCAACCAACAGATTGACTTCCAGACCTTCCGCTTGGCTCAGGCCGCCGAGGGCCGTGCTCGCAGGAAGGGGCCCAGCTTGCCGGCCCCCCCTGAGGCCTTCACTTACGAATCGGCCACGGCCAAGTGCAGGGAAAAGCTGCCCGTAGAGGACCTCTACTTCCAGTCCTGCGTCTTTGACCTCCTGACTACAGGGGATGTCAACTTCATGCTGGCTGCTTATTATGCCTTTGAGGACGTGAAGATGCTTCACTCCAACAAAGACAAACTGCACCTCTATGAAAGGACACGGGCTCTAGCCCCGGGCAACGCGGCTCCCTCAGGGCATCCCTGGGCCCTCCCTGCCCTCTGGGTAGCACTGCTGAGTTTGAGTCAGTGTTGGTTGGGTTTGTTATAG
- the RGMA gene encoding repulsive guidance molecule A isoform X2, translating to MGMGRGAGSTALGLFQILPVFLCIFPPVTSPCKILKCNSEFWAATSGSHHLGAEETPEFCTALRAYAHCTRRTARTCRGDLAYHSAVHGIDDLMVQHNCSKDGPTSQPRLRTLPPGDSQERSDSPEICHYEKSFHKHSAAPNYTHCGLFGDPHLRTFTDTFQTCKVQGAWPLIDNNYLNVQVTNTPVLPGSSATATSKLTIIFKSFQECVDQKVYQAEMDELPAAFADGSKNGGDKHGANSLKITEKVSGQHIEIQAKYIGTTIVVRQVGRYLTFAVRMPEEVVNAVEDRDSQGLYLCLRGCPLNQQIDFQTFRLAQAAEGRARRKGPSLPAPPEAFTYESATAKCREKLPVEDLYFQSCVFDLLTTGDVNFMLAAYYAFEDVKMLHSNKDKLHLYERTRALAPGNAAPSGHPWALPALWVALLSLSQCWLGLL from the exons TGACGTCTCCATGCAAGATCCTCAAGTGCAACTCTGAGTTCTGGGCGGCCACGTCGGGATCGCACCACCTGGGCGCAGAGGAAACCCCGGAATTCTGCACGGCGCTGCGAGCCTACGCGCACTGCACCCGCCGCACCGCCCGCACCTGCAGGGGGGACCTGGCCTACCACTCGGCCGTGCATGGCATAGACGATCTCATGGTGCAGCACAACTGCTCCAAGGATGGCCCCACGTCCCAGCCCCGCCTCCGGACATTGCCCCCCGGGGACAGCCAGGAGCGCTCGGACAGCCCCGAAATCTGCCACTACGAGAAGAGCTTTCACAAACACTCGGCAGCTCCCAACTATACCCACTGCGGGCTCTTCGGGGACCCCCACCTCAGGACTTTCACAGACACCTTCCAGACCTGCAAGGTGCAAGGGGCTTGGCCGCTCATAGACAATAACTACCTGAACGTCCAGGTCACCAACACGCCGGTGCTGCCTGGCTCCTCAGCCACCGCCACCAGCAAG CTCACCATCATCTTCAAGAGCTTCCAGGAATGCGTGGACCAGAAAGTGTACCAGGCAGAGATGGACGAGCTCCCCGCTGCCTTTGCTGATGGCTCCAAGAACGGTGGTGACAAGCACGGAGCCAACAGCCTGAAGATCACCGAGAAGGTGTCGGGCCAGCACATCGAGATCCAGGCCAAGTACATTGGCACCACCATCGTGGTGAGGCAGGTGGGCCGCTACCTCACCTTCGCCGTGCGTATGCCGGAAGAGGTGGTCAACGCCGTGGAGGACCGGGACAGTCAGGGCCTCTACCTGTGCCTCCGGGGCTGTCCGCTCAACCAACAGATTGACTTCCAGACCTTCCGCTTGGCTCAGGCCGCCGAGGGCCGTGCTCGCAGGAAGGGGCCCAGCTTGCCGGCCCCCCCTGAGGCCTTCACTTACGAATCGGCCACGGCCAAGTGCAGGGAAAAGCTGCCCGTAGAGGACCTCTACTTCCAGTCCTGCGTCTTTGACCTCCTGACTACAGGGGATGTCAACTTCATGCTGGCTGCTTATTATGCCTTTGAGGACGTGAAGATGCTTCACTCCAACAAAGACAAACTGCACCTCTATGAAAGGACACGGGCTCTAGCCCCGGGCAACGCGGCTCCCTCAGGGCATCCCTGGGCCCTCCCTGCCCTCTGGGTAGCACTGCTGAGTTTGAGTCAGTGTTGGTTGGGTTTGTTATAG